In the genome of Triplophysa dalaica isolate WHDGS20190420 chromosome 17, ASM1584641v1, whole genome shotgun sequence, the window CAGGCTGTTCTTATTTCCTGGATTGTAGAGTGAAGGTCACCGAGATCAGCAGTAATGGTCCTCTGATTGACTGTGTGTACAGTAataatgtgtttacataaatCATGACCACTATTTAAGTGACACcacttattattattagtgtaaTTATGTAAAGAGACAGCTGCACCGATAGCCTACCTTTGGCAGCAAGTGGGACTGTTATGAGGTCACTGGCGAAGCTGAGGAGTTCTGGGAAATGTTGGCATAGTGATTTGGCAAGAATGTGCAGAAAGGTTGACTTTCCATCaactgtttttgttgtgtttagcTGGGGGAGAGGGTCATTTTCATACACTTTTTTTACTTCATGATTTTTAGCATTTACCGTTTAATACACGCTTAAAATCAGACgttgtaactgttaacattagatAATGCACCAttaactaaaatgaatatttgtattgacattaactaacattaaagggataaatgaaaattaattctgttatgaattactcaacctcaagttgtttcaaacctgtgtacatttctgACATATCTGATGCACCatgactaccataggaaaacatgtttaattggaAGTCAAAAGTTTCCcggaactgtttgttttccgaaattcttcaaaatatctaattttgtgttagacagaacataaaaattatacaatagTATTTcatactgtggtagtcaatggtgccccagaaatgtcagttgctaacattcttccactTTGAGAGTGagtcattcatgacagaatttaaatttttagttGAACTGTCCCAAAGATTAATGCTGAAAATCTAAATTGCTAATTGTTAGTTtgttttagctaatgcatttactaatattaACTATTCCACCTTATTGAAAAGTGCTACTGATAAAAGCAACTGTCTGCATTTGTTGTAAACATACCTCAGTAAGAAAGTTTATTTTGAAccctgttgttttatttgtcctGGGCTGACCATTATTCAGATAATTTCCCATAGCTAAAACAAACtggaaaaaataacacacagcaAGTCATTTCTGTTATTGTAAACAATTTTGGAATACGGAGGTAAAGTGCTTCATGATGCCTTAGAAGAATCAATAATGGTTCCATTAAGAAccttaacatctgaagaacctttcagtTTCCAAAAAGACTCTTTAAAGTGGAAAAGGGTTATTTCaatgatataaaataagaaagaaatgatTCTTTTACAGTAAGAAGATTTGAGTATGGTTCCAAAAATGGTTATCCAatgacatcactgtgaagaactgTAGCACCTTTTTGTAATAGTGttgaaatgaaacaatatttcTGTGATTTTTAATAAATCGAATATATGCGGGGTTATGTTTTAGTTTAATGAAGCAGGTTGTTTACCTCCAAAATCTTGGCCAAGCTCTTGCTGTTTTTGAGCTCTAAAGAGGCTTTGTAGATGCACTCATAAGCAGCTCTCATTTCTTCCGTTTTCTCCTGCACTGTGGTCTTAAAAAGAAGACTTCTGAGTCTGGTCTTATACTCCGGCACAAGCAGCATCTGTACACCACATCCACAAGAAtctattaatatttacaaagaaacactgaaaaatatgttttccctTCGAAATCTCAGGAGTACCTGTAAGACGAACTGGTCGGGCTCACTGAGTTTGGCTGGGTCTTGTTTGTAATTCTGAAACTTTTTGACCTCCTCATCGTCGGGGGCGTACACCAGCAGTTGTTTGATGTGCGAGGGTTCCAGCCGCTCCGTTCTCATGGTCATGAGAATTTCTCGCAGCTCCGTCGGCGACAGCTTCAGATGTGCAATGAGGATAGCTGAACAGAATATCCAAACATGGTAAAAGGTGGATTCTCGTCGAGAAAATTCCCACACAGTTGCTTCAAAAACACCCCCATATCCTTCTCCTACATATCTACGTAACTTGACAAAACCTGAATCAATCTAGATGAGTAACCTCGCTCATACTCACAGGCATTGTAGGCCTTTTTATGGGAGAGAATCTCTACCACGTCTTTCTTTTTAAAGTTCTCGGGCAGGAACGCCGTTTCTGGAAGAGAGACTGaaacatttaatgaaaatgtaaggATGTGCTCTTCTGCTACCGGTAGTGGAGAAAGTaaattgtcatgaaaatgaaCAGTGAGAAGCCAATAACTGGATGGGAATGATGGAGTCTGAGATACACAAAGGTCTCCATTAGAGATGAGCTGAAAATCCAAAAACAGACAAGGTGATTGAATATAATTTCACCATCAAAATGATAAAAGGACGCCACACACTGTAAAGGATGAAGACAACACTACATATATAGTGCTTTAATGGTAAGGGATGATGACACATACATCAGGGTTGCCAAGTCCATGGATTTCAAGCGGGACTGGGCTACTTTTAAACTTGCTGCAGGTAATCTTTTTGTAAAAAagttttggaaaaatgttgtttattggcGCTAAATCTTGATGTGCAATGGAGTCAAgttatttctgaaaaataaaccactttaaaaaaagttttgctaCTTGTCTAATTTACCTAATTTAAataagttaattcaacacattttgcaacaacttttttttaattttcagtcATCTTACTTAATCCGTTTATATTGGGATTTTTTGTTACATGAATATTATGTGTCgtattaaaaaagcatttttaaaactaTTCATGATTACAACTATACATTGatttaaatacaacattgtgtgtaatgcaaaacaataactataatactgtatatgtatattaggTATAGAAGCGGCATATTTTGTTTTGGTATTTGGTCTGGGTCATTGCACTAGTTTTGACCGGCAATTGTGGGGGTTTTGTGTGCCGATCTGGCAACCCTGACGCACAATCAATATTTTACACAACCATGAAGAATATAGAAAGAACCTACTGGAATTCCTCTGCGTGCCGAAGTACAGATCCAGATCCAGGTACTTCACCATGTCGCTCAGTTTATGATAATCAGGATCGTCTCCCAGCTAGCAAACAGACATGGATGGATCACATGACCTATGCTTACACCTGCACTAACACCTGTTTGTTACGCATCACCAACTCACCTGTCCCCAGATAGTTCCTTCAGAGTTCTCCACCTGCTCCCACCGTAATCTCTTCACGCTCATGTGGTTGTTGTCAGAGGCTTTCGGGCTGGGTTTTGGTAAGGGTGGAGGATCACATGGTGGGGGAAGAGGAGGTGGAGGTGGTGGGGGTACCTTGCTTAAAAGCGTACCTTCATATATTTGCTGGGAAGGTTTGGAATGGTGGATCTGTTGTTTGGGCTGGCTGGGGGGCGTTCTGGTGACAGAGGTCTGCTGGCACTGGTATAAGGATGGGGTGTGATGTCGCATGTGAGTGTGCTGTGTTTTTGCATGCGGAGGCTGAGGAGACGTATGCGGGGAGGACTGCAGGATGGGGTGGGCTTTAGGTTGGTGCAGCTGGAGAACCGGCTGAGCGCTAGGCTGGGGGGAGGAGCGTCGCGGATGGGTGTGCTGGGTCCTGAGTTGGTCACTGATGGGCAGAACTTTGTGCAGATAGGGACGGTTAGTGAGGAAGTGGCGGGGTGGTGGAGGGGGCGGCGGTATAATGGGGTGGTGCTGGAAGGCAGGGGGAGGCTGGGGGAGGTGTTCAGGGGTGATGGGAAGGGGCGAGGGAGGGTCTGTGAACTGGAGGGGAGGCGGCGGGGGCGGAGGACTCTGTGGGGGAGGGGGGATGTGGTCGGAGCCTGATGAGTAGGAGACTGAGGTGGAGTCATCACTGCTGTGATCTTCACTGCTGGCACTGCTCAGTTCATGAGGGAGCATGTTAACTTCTTGTTCATCCTGAAAACTCATCTGGTGATAGGACACAAACAATGGAcctcatttatgtatttgttcatCAAAAGGGATTTCCACAACAGGTAATTATATAAACCATCAGATTTAGCCGAAAACACTTTCCTGGTTGCACTTGCACCACATCACTACTCACCAACATCGAAAAGTCTTTTTGTCATTCAAGTTACatgaaagtaaacaaataaatgatgtgCATTACAGCTCAATTCAGAATCTATGTATAGTTAAGGGCACAGCTAGATTAATGAGAGGTCTTGTGTAGTTTAGGCCCATATAAAAGGGTTTATTGTGTTTCAGCTTGCTTCAAAATAGCTTTAATTTGACGATCCTGCTGTGTGCTctccagtgttgggtgtaactagttactaagtaattagttactgttatttaattacttttcccttgaaaagtaaagtaagggattactcgtatgttttctgtaatttaaatacagttacttttgatgtaattaaactaaatactttgtgaaatatatgcgtgtgcaataatgtaattgacatcaaaattcaaagtcttactttaaaatctgagcTCACAtatgtaatactttggtcagttaatattatttatttgaatgaattaaataagccgtttcatgtctatccttgaatcactaatctaggtcgatgtaggatatagaaagtaattagtaatgagtaactaaatactttttggacagagtaatttggacagtaatctaattacactattgaatatgtaatgagtaactagtagttaattactttttcagagtaacttacccaacactggtgctCTCACATGAGAATATATCTTTGGAAATGCAAGTTTGTACTGAATGAAGATTCAAGGATATATAGGTCTGGTGGTGCACAAAGCCTGCATATGGAGATTGtattaaaggggtgctgcaacgatgtgtcatgccttctttacaatgttaaacgtgctgtcttctcatgcttaactctttcaccgccattgacgagttatctcgtcatttaaaaaaaacggttccccgccaaagacgagtttttatgGCAATCAGTGTTAGTACTGTATtgcagcaggtggcgctattacacacctttgggaaaaagtacagaatcccagaacctagaacgtatatgtttttaatgatttgttCTGAGTGttatctgggcggaatctttgacaaaatgttaattatctcagctgtttaatcaaatttatgctttttttaagaaacctacccacatctacggagtgataaaaaacaaacgaatgaagatagaagaatacggtttcttttgtttgaaagctgaaattgttctttcatttgacatattgtttgtccatatattctctACAGTAAATTTACTGtaagccattaaagttgggttaaaaaacgctggcgtaggctggcaacttttttttagagaggttggcggcgaatgagttaacatggtcaacttatcaaaaacgagttgggcgtattacatagtatttatGTGTTCAATACACCCAACGATCATACAGGTttccaaaagttttttttgacaatataaaactgttttgtaaaaaattagTCCCCTGGACatttctcccggaaaagcatgagGCACGCCCACACAGCAGCATGGGAGCAGGAGAAAgagcatgcgcagacatcactttcacttgtgtgcaggagagagagagagagcatgtgtTTGttaagttcaggtgtttgtttgttcactgcatttgggtgatgaatgttatataaacggtggatataacgctatatggaaactgatatatggagccgtcacagctctaaaagatgccggacatgaaccgcatatgcggtgagtgaaacttaTGTCTGTTtagttgacaatgtgctttagttcagcttTTTCATAAAATTCAAATTGACACTGAATTGTCACACCCAAGACCATTTGTGGACATCGGTTTCATTAGACTTGGTGTGATCAGGCCAACATTCAATCTTTTTCAACTCTCTGTGTGTCATGTCACAAACCTCCTCATAGTCGTTCTCTCCTTTGAAATCGTCCACGATATTGACACGGTGGCCCAGCTGCTCGCTCAGAGCGTCCAGGAACTTGTCGGTGTCTCTGCTGCGAGGCGGCCGTGAGAAGGTGAAGAGTTTTCTGCGGTGGGGCAGAGGGCTGGGGGTCTCGTCAGAAGGCAGAGGAGAGGCAGGGGGGCTGTCCAAAGTAACGTAAGGATTAGACTCCACACTCCCCGGAGAAGGAATAGTCTGCTGGTAAGGCTCAAACTGAGGGTCAGGAAAGGATTCAGTCCACGATAGAGAGAGACCTGACTTACGGTTCCCTGTGAGAAGGAAAAGTCATGATAGACATTGTGTACAggaatatatattattataatatcgTCTAAATGTTTTAGAAACTTTAAGATAAAGACTTAATACATTCTAGGCAACTTCTTATCTTAATCTTAGTTCGCATCTACAGTACATAAGCAAGCGTATTTGCATAGCTTTTACACATTAGTTTGGCTTATTTGCAATGAAGTACACTACATCCCCAAAGGTTTGTAGACACCAGATCAGCCCACTTGtacattttcatcatttcatttcCACCCATAtgttgtttattctttattcaattgattatttttttgtgaaaaattatGTTGGAACATGGCATTAAAGATGCATTTATTGAGGAGCATCAGTGAGATCCGGCACTGATGTTGAGTGATGGGATCAGTCTCACATTCACAGTTCTGATTCATCTCTAAAGCGGTCAGAGGGGTTCATGTCTAGACTTGTacttgaacatttttttatggatCTCTTTTTGTGTTCGTGGATTTGTCATGCTAGAACAAAAAGGTCCCtttgtataaaaatgttaatggtATGACTCGATTTTATGCACTTTTTTGCAATGGATGTAGCTGACAAACCTGTTTATTTTAAGGTAGTGTCCACATACATTTGACCACGTAGTGTATCGTAATAATGTTCCCTGTTTTTTTCTATAGGCACCAGGTGATTATTATGAAGATAAGCAGAGAAATCTCAGAATACCTGCGTTACCGTGTGTGAAAGACTGAGTGTATGTATTATTTTCTGCAAGGCCCATGCCGACAGCCCTGGGCGATGAGTGACTCTGGAGACTGTTGTTGCTCTTCCCGACGTACATGTTCCCAAGCTCCGTGTACACTCCTGACATCTACAGGTCATGCCGTGGATAGATGAGATGAAGCATGATTTAATAACAGCAGTGAT includes:
- the grid2ipb gene encoding delphilin isoform X5; this translates as MKKFLQNKKGRYSLRQNKSGPRNPPKDIFLPMPASNQCWPEEFGFQIGGNGPSYILTVEEGSSAHLSGLQPGDQVLEIEGQNVSSLNAQEVVALAQLQRNIPPSIGVVSRIQQMDVTPGPDGRFGFTIVGDCPLLVEDCSPCSPAGRSGLRAGDYVMEVNGIPVKHHEMAAALIKASQGRTLRLGVLCMGRHKRSSGSLEEPQKGTDGMRQDRKHKALEFNRRVEEILKKEPEVKEKLFAVLKQFAAERKVDWLASVLPDILTTEEQQQLITNIRIFIPKKHRQRFDEAVSQSLLNRMCRSKSLSEPQNRLRRSRSQDHHERPHGSKRASSVPRDTGDDPAQPERCLRKSATMVPSHYTTGVNQRTIRVYRGKKSFGFTLRGHAPVWIDSVIAGSPAEACGLKPGDRILFLNGLDMRNCSHDKVVSMLQGSGAMPSLVVEEGPVDYPLSDSEPEDTPTVPRSRSPALTSLQWVAEILPPSIRVRGRTFSQQLEHLLTLPERYTICKALETFFQHRNVDTLIVDVFPVLDTPAKQLIWQFIYQLLTYEEQEHCKNKIARFLGFKSAEPELAPDTHKRSSSMRVSGSSHKNTGRERSSDDCIIGTHLGMGTFTDPATPEERQCGDGTSFPESPDLSHMSGVYTELGNMYVGKSNNSLQSHSSPRAVGMGLAENNTYTQSFTHGNAGNRKSGLSLSWTESFPDPQFEPYQQTIPSPGSVESNPYVTLDSPPASPLPSDETPSPLPHRRKLFTFSRPPRSRDTDKFLDALSEQLGHRVNIVDDFKGENDYEEMSFQDEQEVNMLPHELSSASSEDHSSDDSTSVSYSSGSDHIPPPPQSPPPPPPPLQFTDPPSPLPITPEHLPQPPPAFQHHPIIPPPPPPPRHFLTNRPYLHKVLPISDQLRTQHTHPRRSSPQPSAQPVLQLHQPKAHPILQSSPHTSPQPPHAKTQHTHMRHHTPSLYQCQQTSVTRTPPSQPKQQIHHSKPSQQIYEGTLLSKVPPPPPPPLPPPCDPPPLPKPSPKASDNNHMSVKRLRWEQVENSEGTIWGQLGDDPDYHKLSDMVKYLDLDLYFGTQRNSISLPETAFLPENFKKKDVVEILSHKKAYNASILIAHLKLSPTELREILMTMRTERLEPSHIKQLLVYAPDDEEVKKFQNYKQDPAKLSEPDQFVLQMLLVPEYKTRLRSLLFKTTVQEKTEEMRAAYECIYKASLELKNSKSLAKILEFVLAMGNYLNNGQPRTNKTTGFKINFLTEVCLQQMQTVAFISSTFQ